Below is a window of Rodentibacter sp. JRC1 DNA.
ATTACTCTATGAGAATGCGGTTATTGGCTTGGATGCGAGTTCTACCAGTTGGTATTTTGCCCACCTAATGCCTGATATTCCTTGTACGGTAGTGACTAATTCGATGTTTAATATCAATGCTTTGGTGAATAAGCCTCATATTAAAACAATTGTTACCGGTGGTGTTTATTCTTCAAAATATGAAGCCTTTTACGGCCCTTTATCCGAATATTTACTCCAACGTTTACACATTAATTTTTCTGTTTTTTCTTGTTCCGGTATTGATAGCCAAGGAAATATTTGGGAATCAAATGAACTTAATGCTTCTATAAAACGGAAAATGATGGATGCTTCAGAACAATGCTACCTCTTGGTTGACCATTCCAAATTTGAGAAAAAAAGCCTTATACAATTAGCTGAATTGAGAAAAATTAACACTATTTTTACTGACTCTGATCTGCCGTATGAACTTCAAAACTATTGTGAAAATGCGGATGTAATGACTGTTTTATAAAAAGTAATGACTGAATTGACCGATATTCCTTGAAAACTACAATAATCGGTCATTGAATTTTATCAAAAATGACCGATTATTGTGATCTTGCTCACAAATCCAAAACAAAACTCATCTCCTACCTGTCTTCCCCCATCAATTTAATAAAAAATGCTATCAAGTTAAGTTGATAAGCAACTCGTTCAAGTAGTTCATATAAATAACCGCAATGATAAAGGAGTTTTACTATGACACTTTTCACTCAGTCAAACCGCGTAAAAATTGGCATTCGACCAACTATTGACGGACGTAGAATGGGCGTTCGGGAATCTTTGGAAGCACAAACGATGCGAATGGCACAAGCTGTCGCAACATTGTTGGAAAGTCATATTCGCCATACCAACGGTGATTTTGTGCAGTGCATTATTGCCGATAGCACTATCGGAGGCGTAGCGGAAGCAGCAGCTTGCGCCGAAAAATTCAAACGGGAAAACGTAGGATTAACGATTACGGTAACCCCTTGTTGGTGCTACGGTTCGGAAACCATCGATATGGATCCCCATATGCCGAAAGCCATTTGGGGCTTTAACGGTACCGAACGTCCGGGCGCGGTTTATTTAGCGGCTGCATTAGCCGGTCATTCGCAATTAGGGTTGCCGGCGTTTTCTATTTATGGCACGGAAGTGCAGGAAGCGGACGACACTTCGATTCCGAATGATGTGAAAGAAAAATTGTTACGTTTTGCCCGAGCGGGGCTTGCGGTGGCAACATTGCGCGGTAAATCTTATTTATCTATCGGTTCGGTTTCAATGGGGATTGCCGGTTCTATCGTTAATCAACAATTTTTCCAAGAATACCTCGGTATGCGGAACGAATATGTGGATATGAGCGAGATCAAACGTCGTTTGGATCGCCGAATTTATGATCAAGAAGAATTAGATTTAGCTTTATCTTGGGTAAAAACGTACTGCCAAGAAGGTATTGATGTTAATAATCCGGAACATCAACGCACTGCCGAGCAGCGTGCCGAATTATGGGAGACCGTTGTTAAAATGACCTTGATCACCCGTGATTTGATGGCGGGTAATCCTAAACTGGCGGCACTAAATTATGGCGAAGAAGCCCTTGGTCACAACGCCATTGCTGCCGGTTTCCAAGGACAACGCCATTGGACG
It encodes the following:
- a CDS encoding DeoR/GlpR family DNA-binding transcription regulator, encoding MRNRDEIILQLINHQGKVSVLELAEQCAMSVETIRRDLNRLEKKGLLYRTHGGAVSKKTTDLGAFFQTRQHINAAAKRYIAKNALELLYENAVIGLDASSTSWYFAHLMPDIPCTVVTNSMFNINALVNKPHIKTIVTGGVYSSKYEAFYGPLSEYLLQRLHINFSVFSCSGIDSQGNIWESNELNASIKRKMMDASEQCYLLVDHSKFEKKSLIQLAELRKINTIFTDSDLPYELQNYCENADVMTVL
- the fucI gene encoding L-fucose isomerase, which codes for MTLFTQSNRVKIGIRPTIDGRRMGVRESLEAQTMRMAQAVATLLESHIRHTNGDFVQCIIADSTIGGVAEAAACAEKFKRENVGLTITVTPCWCYGSETIDMDPHMPKAIWGFNGTERPGAVYLAAALAGHSQLGLPAFSIYGTEVQEADDTSIPNDVKEKLLRFARAGLAVATLRGKSYLSIGSVSMGIAGSIVNQQFFQEYLGMRNEYVDMSEIKRRLDRRIYDQEELDLALSWVKTYCQEGIDVNNPEHQRTAEQRAELWETVVKMTLITRDLMAGNPKLAALNYGEEALGHNAIAAGFQGQRHWTDHLPNGDFMEAVLNTTYDWNGVRPPYILATENDSLNAVNMLFGNLLTGQAQIFADVRTYWSEDAVERVTGFRPESGFIHLINSGSATLDGTGQHTDAQGNPVVKPVWEVSEQDGKRCYEHTRWCPAVHEYFRGGGYSSQYLTKGGMPFTMHRINLIKGIGPVLQIAEGWSIDLPEQVHNILNKRTNETWPTTWFVPRLTGKGAFSDVYSVMANWGANHCVATYGHIGADLITLASMLRIPVCMHNVEDKAIFRPSAWNGFGQDKEGQDYRACANFGPLYR